One genomic region from Haloterrigena gelatinilytica encodes:
- a CDS encoding HalOD1 output domain-containing protein gives MNSLFSDHDCSPVHRVHFDPTNSGQLSSAIVSAVSTVADRSPRDIDPLWETIDPEALERLLGHAAARGAAASVGLEFSVDEFDVVVTDCGEILVYGDSSDHGSDDGLEFTFDG, from the coding sequence ATGAATAGTCTTTTCTCAGACCACGACTGTTCACCTGTCCATCGAGTCCATTTCGACCCGACCAATTCCGGGCAGCTCTCGAGTGCGATCGTCAGTGCGGTTTCGACCGTCGCGGATCGCTCGCCGCGGGATATCGACCCGCTGTGGGAGACGATCGATCCGGAGGCCCTCGAGCGGCTGCTCGGCCACGCGGCCGCACGGGGGGCCGCGGCGTCGGTCGGCCTCGAGTTCAGCGTCGACGAGTTCGACGTGGTCGTCACCGACTGCGGAGAGATCCTCGTCTACGGCGACAGCAGCGACCACGGGTCCGATGACGGCCTCGAGTTCACGTTCGACGGGTAG
- a CDS encoding LLM class flavin-dependent oxidoreductase has translation MDVGLMVTSFGDLDLADIAVRAEQLAYDAVWVGELWGESGVVQLTEMACRTDEIGLGSAILNVYSRSPAVLAMTAASLQRASDGRFTLGVGTSTPKAVEDLHGTAFDRPVRRAHETIELVRAYTAGEGRVDYDGEVLAAADFPSLEAPVPIYHAGLGPANRRVVGRLCDGWIPHNIPFSHLEKAFEEVADAARERDRDPSEITVAPYVPSAVSEDPAEARKTLRRHIAYYVGSGEGYRRAVATAYPERADRIADAWRDGEKGAAADAVTDSMLADLGVAGTPDDAREQLRTLVDETGVDHPIVVVPEPASREVVETTIDELAPDRL, from the coding sequence ATGGACGTCGGACTCATGGTAACGTCGTTCGGTGACCTCGATCTCGCGGACATCGCGGTCCGCGCGGAGCAACTGGCCTACGACGCCGTCTGGGTCGGCGAACTCTGGGGCGAAAGCGGCGTCGTCCAGCTGACCGAAATGGCCTGTCGAACCGACGAGATCGGGCTCGGGAGCGCGATCTTGAACGTCTACTCGCGGTCGCCGGCCGTGCTCGCGATGACCGCCGCGTCGCTGCAGCGGGCCTCGGACGGCCGGTTCACGCTCGGCGTCGGGACCAGCACGCCGAAGGCCGTCGAGGACCTCCACGGGACGGCGTTCGATCGCCCCGTCCGGCGGGCCCACGAGACGATCGAGCTCGTCCGCGCGTACACCGCCGGCGAGGGCCGCGTCGACTACGACGGCGAGGTGCTCGCGGCCGCCGACTTCCCGTCGCTCGAGGCTCCCGTACCGATCTACCACGCCGGCCTCGGGCCGGCGAACCGGCGGGTCGTCGGCCGGCTCTGCGACGGCTGGATTCCCCACAATATTCCGTTCTCGCACCTCGAGAAGGCCTTCGAGGAAGTCGCGGACGCGGCCCGCGAGCGCGACCGCGATCCGAGCGAGATCACCGTCGCGCCCTACGTCCCGTCGGCGGTCAGCGAGGACCCAGCGGAGGCCCGAAAGACGCTGCGCCGGCACATCGCGTACTACGTCGGCAGCGGCGAGGGATACCGCCGAGCCGTCGCGACGGCGTACCCCGAGCGCGCGGATCGCATCGCCGACGCCTGGCGCGACGGGGAGAAGGGCGCGGCCGCCGACGCGGTGACCGATTCGATGCTCGCCGACCTCGGCGTCGCCGGCACGCCCGACGACGCGCGCGAGCAGCTTCGGACGCTCGTCGACGAGACGGGCGTCGACCACCCCATCGTCGTGGTCCCGGAGCCGGCCTCGAGGGAGGTCGTCGAGACGACGATCGACGAGCTCGCGCCCGACCGACTCTGA
- a CDS encoding DUF2267 domain-containing protein: MSQEKTNYTDFIGEVQHRIEAGTQAEAVRTTRAVLETIGERVDEGGATDIASPLPMEVDRYLLQVDHGKQYDFDEFVGRVHERLNYDDLDLDTGYGKPAGIDEAETVFRIKAVTALLAETVPGGEIANVEAQFPDEFDELFELVDAESTPWEEASS, translated from the coding sequence ATGTCCCAGGAGAAGACCAACTACACGGACTTCATCGGCGAGGTACAGCATCGAATCGAGGCCGGAACCCAGGCCGAAGCCGTTCGGACGACGCGGGCCGTCCTCGAGACGATCGGCGAGCGCGTCGACGAGGGCGGCGCGACGGACATCGCCAGCCCGCTGCCCATGGAGGTCGACCGCTATCTGCTGCAGGTCGACCACGGAAAACAGTACGACTTCGACGAGTTCGTCGGACGGGTCCACGAGCGGCTGAACTACGACGACCTCGACCTCGATACCGGCTACGGGAAGCCCGCGGGAATCGACGAAGCCGAAACGGTGTTCCGGATCAAGGCGGTGACCGCCCTGCTCGCCGAGACGGTTCCCGGCGGCGAGATCGCCAACGTCGAGGCGCAGTTCCCCGACGAGTTCGACGAGCTGTTCGAACTGGTCGACGCCGAGTCGACGCCGTGGGAGGAAGCGTCCTCCTGA
- the gfo6 gene encoding D-xylose 1-dehydrogenase Gfo6, translated as MALEEVFSHFTRRDWEEESPDGTVRLAVVGVGGFARKRALPAIAEGRYCETTALVSGSPDRTRTVAETFDVPHVLGYDAFLAGDHADTYDAIYVATPNATHGEYAVVAAERGAHVLCEKPLETTRERAVGIVDACEAADVTLMTAYRLQTEPTIRRARELVRSDVIGDVVQVHGGFSHPLLEGAGPDTWRLDPGLAGGGALVDLGVYPLNTIRFVLEDDPAGVYATTHSSGPPFDAVDEHVAFQLEFANGATASCTASFDAHASSQLELVGTEGKIHVESPFGGVVPQEMVVESGDVRMEYTGPRVDEVREEFDYFGYCVLTDTEPEPDGEDGLVDLEAIEAAYESAETGCRVGLE; from the coding sequence ATGGCACTCGAGGAGGTCTTTTCCCACTTCACCCGGCGGGACTGGGAGGAGGAATCGCCCGACGGAACGGTTCGCCTCGCCGTCGTCGGCGTCGGGGGCTTCGCTCGGAAGCGCGCGCTCCCGGCGATCGCGGAGGGGCGGTACTGCGAGACGACGGCATTGGTCTCCGGCTCGCCCGACCGCACGCGGACCGTCGCCGAGACGTTCGACGTTCCCCACGTTCTCGGCTACGACGCGTTCCTGGCCGGCGACCACGCCGACACCTACGACGCGATCTACGTCGCGACGCCGAACGCCACCCACGGCGAGTACGCCGTCGTCGCCGCGGAGCGGGGCGCCCACGTCCTCTGCGAGAAGCCCCTCGAGACGACCCGCGAGCGGGCCGTCGGCATCGTCGACGCCTGCGAGGCGGCCGACGTCACGCTGATGACGGCCTACCGGCTGCAGACCGAGCCGACGATCCGGCGGGCGCGGGAACTCGTCCGCAGCGACGTCATCGGCGACGTCGTACAGGTCCACGGCGGCTTCTCGCACCCCCTGCTCGAGGGCGCCGGCCCCGACACGTGGCGTCTCGATCCCGGCCTCGCGGGCGGCGGCGCCCTGGTCGATCTGGGCGTCTACCCGCTCAACACGATCCGCTTCGTCCTCGAGGACGATCCCGCGGGCGTCTACGCCACCACTCACTCGAGCGGCCCGCCCTTCGACGCGGTCGACGAACACGTCGCCTTCCAGCTCGAGTTCGCGAACGGCGCGACGGCCTCGTGTACGGCCAGCTTCGACGCCCACGCCAGCAGCCAGCTCGAGCTGGTCGGCACCGAAGGGAAGATCCACGTCGAGTCGCCGTTCGGCGGCGTCGTTCCCCAGGAGATGGTCGTCGAGAGCGGCGACGTCCGCATGGAGTACACGGGCCCGCGGGTCGACGAGGTCCGCGAGGAGTTCGACTACTTCGGCTACTGCGTGCTCACCGACACGGAACCGGAGCCCGACGGCGAGGACGGCCTCGTGGATCTCGAGGCGATCGAGGCCGCCTACGAATCGGCGGAAACGGGGTGTCGGGTAGGGCTCGAGTGA
- the nadA gene encoding quinolinate synthase NadA codes for MVKMETAELETDLSLFKYDNLEQLPPRYRELEEDERTERIEAALEELGDDVVILGHNYQRREIVEHADFIGDSYQLSKEAANADAEYVIFGGVTFMAESADIITDDEQTVILPSMEASCPMAGMAEALQVDSAWAEITAAAPDADIVPITYMNSYADLKAFCASQGGLVCTSSNAHEAFEYAFDKGDKVLFLPDKHLGENTAHRLDMEDEIAEWDPWDPEGKDADEVAESDIILWDGYCQVHERFREDHIEQVRADNPDAKVIVHPECRREVVEAADKAGSTAAICETVANADPGETWAIGTEIHLTNHLQRWHPEVNVLPLCGDACMDCNAMRQIDPNYLTWVLEELVEGRERNVIEVAPEEKELAEVALDRMLEI; via the coding sequence ATGGTCAAAATGGAAACGGCGGAGCTGGAGACCGATCTGAGTCTGTTCAAATACGATAATCTCGAACAACTACCGCCTCGATACCGCGAGCTCGAAGAAGACGAGCGCACGGAGCGCATCGAGGCGGCGCTCGAGGAACTCGGCGACGACGTCGTGATCTTGGGCCACAACTATCAGCGCCGGGAGATCGTCGAGCACGCCGACTTCATCGGCGATTCCTACCAACTCTCGAAGGAGGCCGCGAACGCGGACGCCGAGTACGTGATCTTCGGCGGCGTGACGTTCATGGCCGAGAGCGCGGACATCATCACCGACGACGAGCAGACGGTGATCCTCCCGAGCATGGAGGCCTCGTGTCCCATGGCCGGGATGGCCGAAGCCCTGCAGGTCGACAGCGCGTGGGCCGAGATCACCGCGGCCGCGCCCGACGCCGACATCGTTCCGATCACCTACATGAACTCCTACGCCGACCTGAAGGCCTTCTGTGCGAGCCAGGGCGGGCTCGTCTGTACCTCCTCGAACGCCCACGAGGCCTTCGAATACGCCTTCGATAAGGGCGACAAGGTCCTCTTCCTCCCCGACAAGCACCTCGGCGAGAACACGGCCCACCGACTCGACATGGAAGACGAGATCGCCGAGTGGGACCCGTGGGATCCCGAGGGGAAGGACGCCGACGAGGTCGCCGAGAGCGACATCATCCTCTGGGACGGCTACTGTCAGGTTCACGAACGGTTCCGCGAGGATCACATCGAACAGGTCCGGGCGGACAATCCCGACGCGAAGGTCATCGTCCATCCCGAATGCCGCCGCGAGGTCGTCGAAGCCGCCGACAAAGCGGGCTCGACGGCAGCGATCTGCGAGACCGTCGCAAACGCCGACCCCGGCGAGACGTGGGCCATCGGCACCGAGATCCACCTCACGAATCACCTCCAGCGCTGGCACCCCGAGGTGAACGTCCTGCCGCTCTGTGGCGACGCCTGCATGGACTGCAACGCCATGCGCCAGATCGACCCCAACTACCTCACCTGGGTGCTCGAGGAACTCGTCGAGGGTCGCGAGCGCAACGTGATCGAGGTCGCGCCCGAGGAGAAGGAACTCGCCGAAGTCGCGCTCGATCGCATGCTCGAGATCTAA
- a CDS encoding L-aspartate oxidase: protein MTDTQHPTRDATPETADVLVVGSGIAGCAAALAAAREGAEVLLVTKAEKPDGASTDWAQGGISTTRGDPESLKSDILEASDGTADPDAIDVLVEHADDAVEDVLVDTLGVDFDEGDDGEFDYTREAAHSDHRILHVDAATGTHILRPFLNHVDAHDRIEVRQDTAALDPITHEGRVHGVLTDEEPDGHPVFAGTTILATGGIGALYARSTNPDDATGDGIAMAALAGAEVEDMEYVQFHPTAYAGENPFLLSEALRGEGAVLRNGDGERFMDDYHPDAELAPRDVVARAVETEREETGEVVLDVSPLDFEAEYPAIAEKCRDRGIEGDEIPVAPCEHFCCGGIAVDDRGRTSLDRLYAVGECARTGVHGANRLASTSLLEGLVWGLRAGEDAADSGADPEVVEAPDLRNSDPDLPERFAAEKSVRLKRTMDEYLGLERDPEEIARASAVLRRLKGEVDAYIRTRTARDLYELRNACVVALLIARAAGENAESTGCHYVVSDGDEATAEPESPAND from the coding sequence ATGACCGACACACAACACCCAACGCGGGATGCAACGCCGGAGACCGCGGACGTTCTGGTCGTCGGCAGCGGGATCGCGGGCTGTGCGGCCGCGCTCGCGGCCGCTCGGGAGGGCGCCGAGGTACTCCTGGTGACGAAAGCCGAGAAACCCGACGGCGCCAGCACCGACTGGGCCCAGGGCGGCATCTCGACGACGCGAGGCGACCCCGAGAGCCTGAAAAGCGATATCCTCGAGGCCAGCGACGGGACCGCGGATCCCGACGCGATCGACGTACTCGTCGAACACGCCGACGACGCCGTCGAAGACGTGCTCGTCGACACTCTCGGGGTCGACTTCGACGAGGGCGACGACGGGGAGTTCGATTACACCCGGGAGGCCGCCCACTCCGACCATCGCATCCTCCACGTCGACGCCGCGACGGGCACGCACATTCTCCGGCCGTTCCTGAATCACGTCGACGCCCACGACCGGATCGAGGTCCGCCAGGACACCGCCGCGCTCGATCCGATCACGCACGAGGGACGGGTCCACGGCGTCCTGACCGACGAGGAACCCGACGGCCACCCCGTCTTCGCCGGGACGACGATCCTCGCGACCGGCGGGATCGGCGCGCTCTACGCGCGCTCGACCAATCCCGACGACGCGACCGGCGACGGGATCGCCATGGCCGCGCTCGCGGGCGCCGAGGTCGAGGACATGGAGTACGTACAATTCCATCCGACCGCCTACGCTGGCGAGAATCCATTTCTGCTCTCGGAAGCCCTGCGCGGCGAGGGTGCAGTGCTGCGGAACGGCGACGGCGAGCGATTCATGGACGACTACCACCCCGACGCCGAACTCGCCCCGCGGGACGTCGTCGCCCGCGCCGTCGAAACGGAGCGCGAGGAGACCGGCGAGGTCGTGCTGGACGTCAGCCCTCTCGATTTCGAGGCCGAGTACCCCGCCATCGCCGAGAAGTGTCGCGACCGCGGGATCGAGGGCGACGAGATCCCGGTCGCCCCCTGCGAGCACTTCTGCTGTGGCGGGATCGCGGTCGACGACCGCGGGCGGACCTCGCTCGATCGGCTCTACGCCGTCGGCGAGTGCGCCCGCACGGGCGTTCACGGCGCGAACCGACTGGCGAGTACGAGCCTGCTTGAGGGACTCGTCTGGGGGCTGCGGGCCGGCGAGGACGCCGCGGATTCCGGCGCCGACCCCGAGGTCGTCGAAGCGCCGGACCTCCGAAACAGCGATCCCGACCTGCCCGAGCGGTTCGCCGCCGAGAAATCCGTCCGGCTGAAGCGGACGATGGACGAGTACCTCGGCCTCGAGCGCGACCCCGAGGAGATCGCCCGCGCGAGCGCCGTCCTCCGGCGGCTGAAGGGCGAGGTCGACGCGTACATTCGAACGCGGACGGCGCGGGACCTCTACGAACTCCGCAACGCGTGCGTCG